One Oncorhynchus mykiss isolate Arlee chromosome 25, USDA_OmykA_1.1, whole genome shotgun sequence genomic window, tttgcttccaactttgtggcaacagtttggggaatgctCTTtaactgtttcagcatgacagtgcccctgtgcacaaagtgtggtccatacagaaatggttggttgagatcggtgtggaagaacttgactggcctgcacagagccctgagctcaaccccatcgaacacctttggggttaattgaaatgccgacttcgagccaggcctaatcacccaacatcctGTGTCCGACCTCAataatgctgttgtggctgaatggacgCAATTCTccacagcaatgtttcaacatctagtggaaagcctatccagaagagtggaggctgttatagcatgtAAAGGGGAACCAACTctattaatgcacatgattttggaattaaatgttcggcgagcaggtgtccacacacttttggtAGTGTATGGTTACATGCAAAATACTTACTACTTTTCAgctacccctaaccttaacccttttagctaacccttcccctaaccttaacccttttagctaactctTCCCCTAACAACCCCTAGAGCTAGCTAGCATCAGCCACCTAGCAAATGTTAGCCATAACAAATTGGAgcttgtaacatattgtacgttttgcaaattcgtaacatattgtacgttttgcaaaATCTTAATGTTGAATGAATTACAATTTGTAACATTGTACGAATTTCAATTCGAagatatcatatgaaatggagtgTCTAGGATTTACCTGcagaataatacgaaatactCTGAGACCACGTTGCAATGCATGAGATCAGCCCTAAAGTGCTAGTTAATCATTTTGCAATAAAAATAATTGCAGATATGTCATCTGCTTCTAAATAATCCCCATCTTAACATTTATCTGGCTAATATTTAggtgtttatttattaaagttGTAGCTAGCTGAACTTAGCAGAATAACAAATGTCAATATTATAAACACGCAACTGACCTAAATTGAATAGAATAATTGTTTCATTCCTGTTTTAAGGGGGATACAATGGGGGCGTTTTTGGACAAGCCAAAGATGGAGAAGCACAATGCTCATGGTGAGGGGAACCGTCTGACCTATGGCCTGAGCAGCATGCAGGGCTGGAGGGTGGAGATGGAGGATGCCCACACGGCAGTCATTGGCCTGCCTCATGGGCTCGACCCTTGGTGCTTCTTTGCGGTTTATGATGGGCATGCTGGCTCCCAGGTGGCTAAATACTGCTGCGGGCACCTTCTGGAGCACATCACCAGCAACCCAGACTTCCAGAGTGCTCTGGAGCCGGAACCCAACGTAGAGAGTGTGAAGACCGGCATCCGCACAGGTTTCCTGCAGATTGACGAGCACATGCGGTCCATCTCTGAGAAGAAGCATGGTGTGGACCGCAGCGGCTCCACCGCGGTGGGGGTAATGATTTCCCCAGGTCACATCTACTTCATCAACTGTGGAGACTCCCGGGGTCTTCTTAGCCGTGGAGGAGCTGTGCACTTTTTCACACAGGACCACAAGCCCAGCAACCCACTGGAGAAGGAGAGGATCCAGAACGCAGGTGGCTCTGTCATGATCCAGCGAGTGAATGGCTCTCTGGCAGTGTCCCGGGCACTGGGAGACTTTGACTACAAGTGTGTGCATGGCAAGGGCCCCACGGAGCAGCTGGTTTCACCAGAGCCTGAGGTGTATGCCATTGAAAGGTCTGAGGTGGAAGATGAGTTCATCGTTCTAGCCTGCGATGGCATCTGGGATGTCATGGCCAATGAGGAACTTTGTAACTTTGTCAGGTCCAGGCTTGAGGTGACCGATGACCTTGAGAGAGTCTGCAATGAAATTGTTGACACTTGCTTGTACAAGGTGAGATTTGTCAATTTATTGTTCACAGAATCGCTAACAATTAACCATTTGCATGCACTTGAATGTTACCACTCGCATGTAGACAGTTCATTTTTCTAAATTTTACAACATTTTGTAACACAAATAGGCATCATGGATAGCACATGCTAAACGTTTTACTTTAAGTCTGTCTGTATTGCACTCGCTCTATGAACAGGGGAGTCGGGACAATATGAGTGTTGTGCTGATCTGCCTCCCAGGGGCTCCAAAGGTGACTGCAGAAGCTGTGAAAAGGGAAGCGGAGCTGGATAAGTACCTGGAAAGCAGAGTAGAAGGTGCAGCATCTTAATATGCGTATAGAAACCTAGATAATACAAGAACCTTGTCATGAATTTAATGTGATTTGAAGCTCGGATCACATATTGTGTATTTCATAGATTGTTTTCCACTTAGAGAATGTGTGGTTCTGCTAATTTCCACAGAGATCATAAAGAAGCAGGGAAACGAAGGGGTTCCAGACTTGGTCCACGTGATGCGGACGTTAGCATCGGAGAGCATCCCTAACCTCCCTCCTGGGGGAGAGCTGGCCAGCAAGTGAGTGAGCTCTTTTGACTGTACCTCAGCCAACTGAATGTTTTTGATGTCGATTAAGTATTAGCAAAATAGAGTAGCATGCTTTGCACGGTAAGGTTTCTTTAGGGGGAGGAATCTATTTCTGATCTCAGGTGCACAGGCACTCAAGACTTTTCACCTAAGTGGTTTTGATAGCTTGGACTTGCTTGAAAGTTTGGGCTATTAGTTGGGCTAATTGAATTTTGCCCTTCAATTCCAGCCTTCTGTTTTCCCCTCTTATGCTCAGCATTTAGCTCGCCTGTATAAACTGTTTTGTTTTCATTGGACTTGCATACAATGATTTTGTTATTGCTTGCCTAGCTAAACCTGCATGGTTGGTAACTTTACTTTTTTGTGTTTTAGACGAAGCGTTATTGAAGCAGTGTACAACAAACTCAACCCATACCGAGGTGATGACACAGTAAGTATCACCCGACAATTGCTATCCTCTCACGAAAGTTTTTTTAATTTGAATGTGTTAATTTGTTTGTCGGTGTGTTTGTGCACATCTGTTTGTATGTCGAGGGGAAAAATAAAATTTTCATCAGCTCAATTTGGAACGTTCAACATATTTAACACTTTAGaatttggacccccccccccccccaaaaaaaaaatgtttttaaagatgAATCAAGGAGAGGCaatatgtatttaaaaaaatatgtgtatatatatacacacaattatTCAGACATTATGAATAATGGGATGACATATAGCATGACAATGACATAGCACAGGATAATCCTCGTGTTTGCATTGAACTGCTCTTTTCCTATCATTGCCTTATGGATAGctgcagttgaagtctgaagtttacatacacttaggttggagtcattaaaactcatttttcaaccactccacacatttcttgttaacaaactatagttttggcaagtctgttaggacatctactttgtttatGACAcatcattttcccaacaattgtttacagacagattatttcacttataattcactgtatcacaattctagtgtgtcagaagtttacctacaccaagttaaacagcttagaaaattccagaaaattatgtcatggctttagaagcttctgataggctaattgacatcatttgagtcaattggaggtgtacctgtggatgtatttcaaggcctaccttcaaactccgtgcctcttttcttgacatcaaggggaaatcagccaagacctcagaaaaataattgtagagctccacaagtctggttcttccttgggagtaatttccaaacgcctgaaggtaccactttcatctgtacaaacaatagtacataagtataaacaccatgggaccacggagacacgttctgtctcctagagatgaatgtactttgatgcgaaaagtgcaaatcaatcccagaacaacagcaagggaccttgtgaaaatgctggaggaaacgggtacaaaaggctgctcagcaaggaagaagcctctgctccaaaacagccattaaaaaaagccagactacagtttgcaactgcacattgggacaaagattgtgcttttgcagaaatgtcctctggtctgatgaaacaaaaatagaactgtttggcataatgaccatcattatgtttggaggaaaaagggggaggcttgcaagccgaagaacaccatcccaaccgtgaagcacggcggtggcagcatcatgttgtgggggtgctttgctgcaggagggactggtgcacttcacaaaatagatggcaacatgagggaggaaaattatttggatatattgaagcagcatttcaagacatcagtcaggaagttaaagcttggtcgcaaatgggtcttccaaatggacaatgaccccaagcatacttccaaagttgtgcaaaatggcgtaaggaccacaaagtcaaggtattggagtggccatcacaaagccctgacctcaatcctatagaacatttgtgggcagaactgaaaaagcatgtgtgagtaaggaggcctacaaacctgactcagttacaccagctccttcaggaggaataggccaaaattcacctaaattattgtgagaagcttgtggaaggctacccgaactgtttgacccaagttatacaatttaaaggcaatgctaccaaatactaattgcatgcatgtaaacgtctgacccactgagaatgtgatgaaagaaataaaagctgaaagagaattttctctattattctaacatttcacattcttaaaataaggtgatGATCCTAAAtgaactaagacagggaatttttacttggattaaatgtcagcaattgtgaaactgagttgaaatgtatttggctaagatgtgaacttcaaacttcaactgtatataatccTTGTTTGTAATCCACTTTCTATTTGACCTGTAATCCATTTAGCTCGTTACCATAACATCCCTGAATGCATTTAGTTCCTCCCACAGTTAACAGCTGTTTCATGCGTATTGTTTAGTTCACTCCTGAATTGACACTGCAGCCTTTGATGTAAAGATACCAAAATGCTCTATACTACTAAATTGTATTTTCAATTAAGATTATGTTAAGACTAGGCCTTACCTAGGTCTATGAAACTAAACCAGCACTTGCAATCACATTTGTCGTGCTTGATTAACTAGGTGAATCAGTATTAGCTAGCCTCCAGATTGATTTAGGGTTTCTATTACTGGTTGGGTACTGTCATGATCAAATAAGCTTCTTGCTTGAAAAGGAAATGGTTCTTTTGTGGAGCTGTTTATACAGGGGTCGCATGAGCGTTCAGAGATCTGCATTTTCAAAACATAGACCATCAAACTATCAAACCATTTCTCCTGCATTTTATATTGAAAGGCAACAGTTTTTCTTGCTATAAATTGAGTGATAAGTGGCGTGCAACTAGTTTTTCATCACACAAGATAAAGTAATGCAAAACATTAGTCCGAATATGACTTtgttttcatcagatgacaacagaagtgcaacaATATTTGGCTAGCAGACAAACGTTTAACTTCGACacaatgaaaaagcaaggtaTTTTTTTGCAAAGACGATGCATGGCTATTAGATTTCTTATGTTTACCATAGAAagctagccagctacatttcctaatgttttgccaAAACGACCAGCTAAAAGTAACCATTATTCCCCGCTGCCATCAGTCGGCTTCCTGTCTGCTGATCAAATGCTGTTCTTGAATGCGGGAATTTGATTGGCCAGAGGATAGATTTCTCTTCCGAGTGGAGAtgtgcaactgaagcacaaaatttGTCTGACGCCGAGCAGAAATTAGATCTCCTTTTACAAAACGCAGCAATGTTTTTCTTATCTTTTTCTTTCAGCGTGAAAAATGCAGAATTCATATCTAAACATTTTCATGACTACTCACTCCTACAACTTGTCGTTAGTGAAATGTTCTATTCAAACTAACCAAACTAAACTAATTTAGGCAAAAGGGAAGACTTCAAGAAATTGCTGTTTATACCAGGGATCTCAATCTCAATTCCCAGAAAGCTTTGCTCATGCCTAAATTATTTTCTGGATGCCTGTCCAAGTTCGTAACTAGTTTAGGACAAAATTATCCTCTTGGGTGCAAAGATCAGCACATCTCCAGGAGTTGAAATGGAGACCCCTTGGATGTTGATCCAGTATCTGATGGGTTTTTCCTTCCTTCAAGGACTCAGCATCGACAGACGACATGTGGTAACACAACCCCTACCACTAACACAGCACAGAGTTTACAAACCTCTACCCTCAAGAATCACAGCAGCTCCATTCAGCAGCCTGTCTCCCCACCACTCTGAGCGTTCCATTTGTAAGAAGGGAATATGATGGGAGGAGGAgatgcgcacgcacacaccccTACACCCCAGATAGAGCAGCACCAGTCAGCTCTGGAGTTCAGGATGCCCTCCATTTTGTCTCACCTTTATTTTCAATCCCACCCATAACCTGTTGGGACTCTGTAGTTATGTTTTaggttttcttttctttttttaatcaGTTAAAACAACTATTTTGGGCTGTAATTTCCTTGTTTGTATATTTCTGTTTTGGTGAAGTGCAATTGTCCTGTACAAAGCCTGTATTTAATACAGCTTGAGTTAAAgttaaaagaaaaaaaataaccTTTATACACTATCAACCCTTTTCCTGCTCTTCTGGAGTTCCAACAAATGTCTATTCAGTGAATATTACTGTTTGTCCTCCAGGTGAtattatcctcttgctcttttaaaaaatgtttttgtttgtctttGCTCCTTAAGAAACGGGTAAATTGTATAGGTTCACAGCACAGTAAGCTCTCTAAACCATAAATTCTAATATCTACATTTCTTTTGTTTGTATAAAAAACATCTACTTAGTGTAGTAACTATGGTACTACAGTCTTTCATTGTGTGTTCTGTCTTT contains:
- the ppm1aa gene encoding protein phosphatase 1A, producing MGAFLDKPKMEKHNAHGEGNRLTYGLSSMQGWRVEMEDAHTAVIGLPHGLDPWCFFAVYDGHAGSQVAKYCCGHLLEHITSNPDFQSALEPEPNVESVKTGIRTGFLQIDEHMRSISEKKHGVDRSGSTAVGVMISPGHIYFINCGDSRGLLSRGGAVHFFTQDHKPSNPLEKERIQNAGGSVMIQRVNGSLAVSRALGDFDYKCVHGKGPTEQLVSPEPEVYAIERSEVEDEFIVLACDGIWDVMANEELCNFVRSRLEVTDDLERVCNEIVDTCLYKGSRDNMSVVLICLPGAPKVTAEAVKREAELDKYLESRVEEIIKKQGNEGVPDLVHVMRTLASESIPNLPPGGELASKRSVIEAVYNKLNPYRGDDTDSASTDDMW